The sequence GGGTTCAACCGTGGCGAGTACGACCCGGCCGAGCAGGCCTACATCGTGCGCGGTCTCGATGCCCATGCCTGGTCGGAGGTCTACTTCCCGGGCTATGGCTGGGTGCCTTTCGATCTCGCGGCAGATCGGGCCGAGGGTGACATGACGCTGGCCGACTTGCTCCGGTCCGGGAACTGGGGAGGCCTGCTGGTGGCGGTCGCGAAGCTCGGGCTCTGGGGCCTGCTGGCAGTAGTCGGGCTGTACATGGTCGCGTCCGCACTGGTCGACCCGCGACGGATGCTGAGATCGGCCCTGCGCCGGTGGACCCTCAGGCAGAATCCGGCCCTGCTCCTCGGCAGTGACTATGAGCGCCTGGCGCGTGCCCTGGCGCGTCGAGCGAGACTGCGCTTCCGGCGTTCCTGGACGCCCCGCGACTTCCTCCAGGCAGTCACCGACACGGGCTGGATGGTTGGCCGAGAGGACCTGGCCCGTCGGCTGGAGGTGGCCACCGGCGAGTTCTACGACCTGCGCTATGGACCGACGCCGCCCACGGAGCAGGTCAGCGCCCTGCGACGCAAGCTCCTCAGCCTCCGCCGCCAACTACGGAAGGCCAGGGTCCGGACCAGGTAGCACGCGGCATCACCGTGGCCCTGTAACAACAAAGGAGCCCTCCCCCATCGTGGCGGGAGGGCTCATCGATGCATGCCTCACAAGACCCGGGTAGGGGTCTGCAAGCAATCTCGCGGCGGCCTGTGCGCTAGCTCGAGAATCCGATGTAGCCGGGCCGGATATTGATGACCTTCACCTTCGGCTGCAGCGGAACGTCGCGCAGGTCGATGATCGGGTTCATCTTGGCCAGGAACTGGTTGACGATCCCCACCGGAATGCCCAGCACACCGACGCTGGCCTTCGTGGGCTTGAACCAGATCTCGTAGCCCTTGCGGACTTCCAGCGTCCCAGTGAGCTTGACGTTGAACTGGTACCTGCCGGTGAAAGCGACCTGGTTGGTGCCGAAGTCGGCGCGCAGGTCCTTGATCGGGGTCTTCTTGAGCGCGAGCAGCTTGTTGACATCGGTCTCCAGCAGCTTCACGTGGCAGGTGTCCAGGTGCTGCGACTGGACGGTGACGTCGTTGTGCTTGAGTAGACCCGCGAGGTCGATGTCGACGTTGCTGGACTCGATGCGGAACTCAACAATGCGGATGTGCTTGCGCTTTTGCTCGGCGGCGTCGGCGGCTACGAAGATCTTTGCGAACTCACCTTTGTCGGTGCGAGCCTGGCTGTCGTAGGGCACGACGGTAACGCGAAGGTTGCTGACGGACCAGTCCTTCGTGATCTTGGCGCGCAGCTTGTTCTCTACGTCCTGCGCCGTCACCGCATAGGCGCTGGTGGCGGCAAGAGCGGCCAGCAATCCGACAAGGAGCGGAAGCCAAAGCCTGTAACGGATGTGCATCAGGAATCACCTGCCGGGGAGGGTTGCCGATAGTCTGGATGGGGACCCTGTACTATAGACGGATGTGCGAGCCAAGGGTTTGCCCCTTTCCTCCTAGTAACGGTCTACCGCAAGCGAAGTTCCGAACCGTGCGTGCCCGGCCTTCGTCTGCGTTCAACAGTGACCTCGGAGCCTGGGCGCACAACGTCCGGGAAGGTTCGAGCAGGAGCCTGTGGTATAATCGCCTTGCAGGGCTGCCCTCGCAGGCGTTCGGGTGTCGAATCCGGGCGATTCCGGGGGCTCACACAGCCTTGAGCCCTGCAATCCTGAGGCCAGAGGTCACGCTCTGTGGGATCCATCATACCTGCCATCCTGTGCACCCTCGCCGCCCTGTGGCTTGCCGGCGCAAGCTTCAGGAGGATCTTCGTGGCCCAGGCGCGCTGGGATGAGAGCGGCTCACCGGTCCCCGTTGTCATCCGCTGGCTGTGGATGGTCACTGTGGCGTGCTGTGCGTTGACCTGCCTGACCTTCGCGACCTTCGCCATCTACCAGCTCGCTTCGCGCTGGTTGGCGGGAGCTCTTGAGGCGAGCCTGTCCTCGCGCTGGGCGCTCTACACCAGTCTCACAGCCTATGGCCTGGCCTGGATGCAAGGACGAGCGGTCATCAAGTGGCCGCATCGACGCCCGCGCGGTCCGAAGCTGCTACCACCCGCAGGGGGGACGATGAGAGAAGGCGACGGAGAATGAAACGCGCCCTGGCGCGTATGATTGCAGCAGTCGCTCTCGTGCTGGTCGTCGGCGCGGTCCTGTTCGTACGTCTGCGAGGTGAGGCGCCGAAGGCCCCTGAGCTTCCGCACCCTGTCTTCGCCTCTCTTCGCGGACACCCGCCTGCACCCCGTGAGCTTCCTCCTGCAGAGGTGCTACGTTTCCATGACGCCATGTGGGAGGCTATCTCTGAGTACCTCGGCCGCAGCTCCAAGGGCGATGAAGACGAAGAGGCACGCGAGGAATTGGTGGCCAGGGTGAAGAAGGCCAAGGAGACGGTCCTCACCGAGGCGACCCGGCACTATGAGGGCTCCGAGCGCTATCGCGAGGGCTGGCGCGAGCAACTCGACGAAGAAGAAGACAAAGTCTGGGACAAGGCCGACCTCATGGGCGTCCACGACCAAGGCGCCAAGGACAGTCGTTAGCCCGACCCCTCTGAACGGAATCGGCATGTTCATCCACGCAGACCTGCACGTACACATTGGCAAGAGCAGTAGCGGCCGAGCGGTGAAGATCACCGCGGCCCATGACCTCACCTTCGAAAACATCGCCCTCGAGTGCGCCGACCGCAAGGGAATAGGCCTCGTGGGCGTGGTTGACTGTGCTTCCCCACCCGTGATCGCCGACATCGACGCACTGGTCGATTCTGGTGAGATGGTCCCACTGCCCGGCGGTGGTCTGCGCTACCGTGACCAGGTCACGGTGATCCTCGGTGCGGAGTTCGAGACCCACGAGCCCCAGGGCGGGATGTCGCACCATGTGAGCTACTTCCCCGACCTCGCCTGCCTGAAGGACTTCTCCGAGACCATCGGCCACTATGTGACGAACCGCGAGCTGTCGAGCCAGGCCTGCGGGCTGCCCGCACGAATCCTGTACCGCCTGTGCGCCGACTGCGGCGGGACCTTCGTCCCCGCTCACTGCTTCACTCCGCACAAGAGCGTGTACGGCTCAGCCTCTCGCCGAGCCGCAGAGCTCTTCGGCGATGCGTGGGACAAGATCTCGGCCATCGAGCTGGGGCTGAGCGCCGACAGTGACCTGGCCGACCACATCACGGAGCTGTCTGACCGCACCTTCCTGACCAATTCCGACGCCCATTCCCTTCCCCGCATCGGCCGCGAGTACAACCTCCTGGAGGTCGAGGCCGGCACCTTTGACGAACTACTCAGGGCGCTCCGACGGGAAGGCGGCAGGAGGGTATTGGCGAACTTCGGCCTCGACCCGCGCCTGGGCAAGTACCATCGGACCTTCTGCGAGGATTGCCAGTGGATCGCCCGCGGTGCGCCGCCCGCGATGCAGTGCGAGCAGTGCGGGAGCCGGCACGTCACCAAGGGTGTGCTGGATCGCATACTTGAGATCGCCGACACACCGGAGCCGCAACGACCTGAGCACCGACCGCACTACCAGTACCAGGTTCCGCTGCAGTTCGTGCCGGGCGTCGGCTCCGTGACCTACAACCGGCTCATCAACCGCTTCGGCAG is a genomic window of Armatimonadia bacterium containing:
- a CDS encoding DUF2993 domain-containing protein, producing the protein MHIRYRLWLPLLVGLLAALAATSAYAVTAQDVENKLRAKITKDWSVSNLRVTVVPYDSQARTDKGEFAKIFVAADAAEQKRKHIRIVEFRIESSNVDIDLAGLLKHNDVTVQSQHLDTCHVKLLETDVNKLLALKKTPIKDLRADFGTNQVAFTGRYQFNVKLTGTLEVRKGYEIWFKPTKASVGVLGIPVGIVNQFLAKMNPIIDLRDVPLQPKVKVINIRPGYIGFSS
- a CDS encoding endonuclease Q family protein is translated as MFIHADLHVHIGKSSSGRAVKITAAHDLTFENIALECADRKGIGLVGVVDCASPPVIADIDALVDSGEMVPLPGGGLRYRDQVTVILGAEFETHEPQGGMSHHVSYFPDLACLKDFSETIGHYVTNRELSSQACGLPARILYRLCADCGGTFVPAHCFTPHKSVYGSASRRAAELFGDAWDKISAIELGLSADSDLADHITELSDRTFLTNSDAHSLPRIGREYNLLEVEAGTFDELLRALRREGGRRVLANFGLDPRLGKYHRTFCEDCQWIARGAPPAMQCEQCGSRHVTKGVLDRILEIADTPEPQRPEHRPHYQYQVPLQFVPGVGSVTYNRLINRFGSEMAVLHDAEEREIGETVGSRVAALIVQARQGTLPLQAGGGGRYGKAVPNEKGSIRLPGL